A section of the Acidobacterium capsulatum ATCC 51196 genome encodes:
- a CDS encoding energy transducer TonB: MATTDRSKHDNFGLLPEEEKRFGSFGVSLVVNVLIAALAILLTVSQVHQRIHQMQSTELIFPIPQPKPYIPPPPVHLPPPPKITETQPSKIIPPAPVKTPPPPPKPVHIKTPEPVLPKFRPAPPVRVAPPPKPKVGLFQSARPTAVANNRQRPTMHTGGFGDPEGVHPNPNANQRPTVAAVGAFHSAPGASQGAGAARRGAVHGVNFGSGVSSGVPGGRSRGTVASTGFGSGVVGGTGRPGGHGRVAQPSFGGNMYGNGGAHGQVQQAQTTPIVVLWKPLPQYTAQARAEHIQGDVTLRVRFTAQGQVQVLGVVRGLGAGLDQQAIAAAEKIRFKPATRDGHPVDQVSLIRISFQMT, from the coding sequence ATGGCAACGACAGACCGTTCGAAGCACGATAATTTCGGACTGCTGCCGGAAGAAGAAAAGCGCTTCGGGTCGTTTGGTGTCAGCCTGGTTGTGAATGTGCTGATTGCGGCGCTGGCTATTCTGCTGACCGTCTCGCAGGTGCATCAGCGCATCCATCAGATGCAGTCTACAGAGCTGATCTTCCCCATTCCCCAGCCGAAGCCTTATATTCCCCCGCCGCCGGTGCATCTGCCGCCTCCGCCGAAGATTACGGAGACGCAGCCCTCGAAGATTATTCCTCCGGCGCCGGTGAAGACGCCGCCTCCGCCGCCGAAGCCGGTGCATATCAAGACGCCGGAGCCGGTGCTGCCGAAGTTCCGGCCAGCGCCGCCGGTGCGGGTGGCTCCGCCTCCGAAGCCGAAGGTGGGTCTGTTTCAAAGCGCGCGGCCGACGGCAGTGGCGAACAACCGGCAGCGGCCCACGATGCACACGGGCGGCTTTGGCGATCCCGAGGGTGTGCATCCGAATCCGAACGCCAACCAGCGGCCCACGGTGGCAGCGGTGGGAGCCTTTCACTCAGCTCCGGGCGCGAGCCAGGGCGCGGGTGCGGCCCGGCGCGGCGCGGTGCATGGCGTGAACTTTGGCTCCGGGGTGTCGTCAGGCGTTCCCGGCGGTCGGAGCCGCGGCACGGTAGCCTCCACCGGCTTTGGCAGCGGCGTGGTGGGCGGCACGGGGCGTCCGGGCGGACATGGACGCGTGGCCCAGCCTTCGTTTGGCGGCAATATGTATGGCAACGGCGGGGCGCATGGGCAGGTGCAGCAGGCGCAGACGACTCCGATTGTGGTGTTGTGGAAGCCGCTACCGCAGTACACTGCCCAGGCGCGGGCCGAGCATATTCAGGGCGATGTGACGCTGCGGGTGCGGTTCACGGCGCAGGGACAGGTACAGGTGCTGGGCGTGGTGCGTGGACTGGGCGCGGGGCTGGACCAGCAGGCCATTGCCGCAGCCGAGAAGATTCGCTTCAAGCCGGCGACCCGGGATGGGCATCCGGTGGACCAGGTGAGCCTCATTCGCATCTCATTCCAAATGACCTAG